A single Lysinibacter sp. HNR DNA region contains:
- the sdhA gene encoding succinate dehydrogenase flavoprotein subunit → MNSTPHVEADDVKIVDGIHYHQYDVVIVGAGGAGMRAAIEAGPKAKTAVITKLYPTRSHTGAAQGGMAAALANVEEDNWEWHTFDTVKGGDYLVDQDAAEILAKEAIDAVIDLENMGLPFNRTPEGKIDQRRFGGHTRDHGKAPVRRACYAADRTGHMILQTLFQNCVKLGINFYNEFYVLDMAMTEVDGVQQPSGVIAYELATGTLHVFQAKSIIYATGGFGKIFKTTSNAHTLTGDGIGVVWRKGLPLEDMEFYQFHPTGLAGLGILLTEGARGEGAILRNASGERFMERYAPTIKDLAPRDIVARCMVQEVLDGRGAGPNKDYVYLDCTHLGAEVLETKLPDITEFARTYLGVDPVVEPVPVFPTAHYAMGGIPTNIHAEVLRDNTTVVPGLYAAGECACVSVHGSNRLGTNSLLDINVFGKRAGNAAADYANGAEFVPLPEDPAREVRELVESLRSSTGTERLADIRRELQESMDRGAQVFRTDESLGEVLGVIHDLRQRYKNISVQDKGQRYNTDLLEAIELGFLLDLAEVLVFAARNRKESRGGHMRDDYPERDDKNYMKHTMAYLTGDPHSPNPEDHIRLDWKPVVQTRYEPMERKY, encoded by the coding sequence GTGAATAGCACCCCACATGTTGAAGCAGATGACGTAAAGATCGTAGACGGCATCCACTACCACCAATACGACGTTGTTATCGTTGGTGCGGGTGGTGCCGGTATGCGCGCCGCCATAGAGGCCGGCCCCAAGGCAAAAACCGCCGTCATCACCAAGCTCTACCCCACCCGCTCACACACCGGCGCAGCCCAGGGAGGGATGGCGGCCGCACTTGCCAACGTGGAGGAGGATAACTGGGAGTGGCACACCTTTGACACGGTGAAGGGTGGCGACTATCTGGTTGACCAGGATGCGGCCGAAATCCTGGCAAAAGAGGCCATCGACGCGGTTATTGACCTCGAAAATATGGGCCTTCCCTTTAACAGGACTCCCGAGGGCAAGATTGACCAGCGCCGTTTTGGCGGGCACACCCGCGACCACGGTAAGGCCCCGGTGCGCCGCGCCTGCTACGCCGCCGATCGCACCGGACACATGATCCTCCAAACCCTATTTCAGAACTGTGTGAAGCTGGGGATCAACTTCTACAACGAGTTCTACGTGCTCGACATGGCGATGACGGAGGTTGATGGCGTTCAACAGCCCTCCGGTGTTATCGCCTATGAGTTAGCAACCGGAACCCTGCACGTGTTCCAGGCAAAGTCAATCATCTATGCAACCGGCGGCTTCGGAAAGATCTTTAAGACAACCTCCAACGCCCACACTCTCACCGGTGACGGAATCGGGGTGGTCTGGCGCAAGGGACTACCCCTCGAAGACATGGAGTTTTATCAATTCCACCCCACCGGCCTGGCCGGGCTGGGCATCCTTCTCACGGAGGGAGCCCGCGGTGAGGGAGCCATCCTCCGCAACGCGTCCGGTGAGCGTTTTATGGAGCGCTACGCCCCCACCATCAAAGACCTCGCACCTCGCGACATCGTTGCTCGCTGCATGGTGCAGGAGGTTCTTGACGGCCGTGGTGCCGGCCCCAATAAAGACTACGTCTACCTGGACTGCACACACCTCGGTGCCGAGGTTCTTGAGACAAAACTCCCCGACATCACCGAGTTTGCCCGCACCTACCTGGGAGTGGACCCGGTTGTTGAGCCCGTGCCGGTATTCCCCACCGCCCACTACGCCATGGGGGGCATCCCCACCAATATCCACGCCGAGGTACTGCGCGACAACACCACGGTTGTCCCCGGCCTCTACGCGGCCGGGGAGTGCGCGTGCGTCTCCGTTCACGGCTCCAACCGATTGGGAACCAACTCGCTCCTCGACATTAACGTGTTTGGAAAGCGCGCCGGAAACGCGGCCGCTGACTATGCAAACGGCGCTGAATTTGTGCCGCTTCCCGAAGATCCCGCCCGCGAGGTCCGTGAGTTGGTCGAAAGCCTGCGCAGCAGTACCGGAACCGAGCGTCTGGCAGACATTCGTCGCGAACTCCAAGAGTCTATGGACCGTGGAGCCCAGGTTTTCCGCACCGACGAGTCGCTGGGCGAGGTGCTCGGCGTGATCCACGACCTTCGTCAGCGCTACAAAAACATTTCGGTTCAGGACAAGGGCCAGCGCTACAACACCGATCTGTTGGAGGCCATCGAACTGGGCTTCCTGCTCGATCTGGCCGAAGTACTCGTTTTTGCCGCCCGCAACCGTAAAGAAAGCCGCGGCGGACACATGCGTGACGACTATCCTGAACGTGACGATAAAAACTACATGAAACACACCATGGCCTATCTCACGGGGGATCCACACTCACCCAACCCGGAGGATCACATCCGCCTGGACTGGAAACCCGTGGTTCAGACCCGCTACGAGCCGATGGAAAGAAAGTACTAA
- a CDS encoding succinate dehydrogenase iron-sulfur subunit yields the protein MSAAIAEATTPATPEAHESFTVTLIVRRFDPEKDEEPRWQDFDVQMYPTDRILDALHQIKWEQDGSLTFRRSCAHGICGSDAMRINGRNRLACKTLIKDLDITKPIYVEAIKGLPLEKDLIVDMEPFFASYREVQPFLMANSAPSNGDKERIQSIADRERFDDTTKCILCAACTSSCPVFWTDGQYFGPAAIVNAHRFIFDSRDDNAQVRLDILNDREGVWRCRTTFNCTDACPRGIQVTKAIAEVKQAILRGKP from the coding sequence ATGAGTGCCGCAATCGCCGAGGCAACCACACCCGCCACCCCCGAAGCCCACGAATCATTCACCGTGACCCTCATCGTGAGGCGCTTTGACCCGGAAAAAGACGAGGAACCACGCTGGCAAGATTTTGATGTTCAGATGTACCCCACGGACCGCATCCTGGACGCCCTGCACCAGATCAAGTGGGAGCAAGACGGCTCCCTCACGTTCCGTCGCTCCTGTGCCCACGGTATCTGTGGATCGGACGCCATGCGTATTAACGGACGCAACCGTCTCGCCTGCAAAACGCTCATCAAAGATCTCGATATCACAAAGCCCATCTACGTGGAGGCAATCAAGGGTCTGCCGCTTGAAAAAGACCTCATCGTTGATATGGAACCTTTCTTTGCGTCATATCGTGAGGTACAGCCGTTCCTGATGGCTAATTCCGCACCGAGCAACGGCGACAAAGAACGAATTCAATCCATCGCCGATCGTGAGCGCTTTGACGACACCACCAAGTGCATCCTCTGCGCGGCGTGCACCTCAAGCTGTCCCGTGTTTTGGACCGACGGCCAGTACTTTGGGCCCGCCGCTATCGTCAACGCGCACCGGTTTATCTTTGACTCGCGCGATGATAATGCCCAGGTCCGCCTCGATATCCTCAACGATAGGGAGGGTGTGTGGCGCTGCCGCACCACCTTCAACTGCACCGATGCGTGCCCACGAGGAATTCAGGTAACCAAGGCCATCGCCGAGGTCAAACAGGCCATCCTGCGCGGGAAGCCATAA
- a CDS encoding BMP family ABC transporter substrate-binding protein — protein sequence MYVLTRVAAVIGVVTITIVMSACQQAPTPQDTVEEPQVTSSYCARMVTNSGGLEDRSFNQSTWEGLKQIREDQGIDTQAIVSTSETDLAPNVVQAVESGCDLVVTVGWDLAEATKEQALSNPDTHFVIVDEQVEAENVKSMVFNTAEAAYLAGYLAAGASRSGVVGTFGGGQQPPVTLFMDGFVDGVGAYNEAHGTQVQALGWDKDTQIGVFTGDFEDVAKGKTTAQTLIDAGADVIMPVAAQVGEGAAAAALDENKLIIWVDNDGYETLSSEFRSIVLTSVLKNAGSAIQEIVTDDLEGTFANESFVGTLANGGVDIAPFHEQQSAVSAELEAEIENLRQKIISGEIVVESQSAPANVTK from the coding sequence ATGTATGTTTTGACCAGGGTCGCTGCTGTTATAGGCGTCGTCACGATAACAATTGTCATGAGCGCTTGCCAACAGGCCCCCACCCCCCAGGACACCGTGGAGGAGCCTCAGGTCACCTCCTCGTACTGTGCCCGAATGGTCACAAACTCGGGCGGTCTGGAGGATCGCTCTTTTAATCAGTCAACGTGGGAGGGCCTCAAACAGATTCGTGAGGACCAGGGAATCGATACCCAGGCGATTGTTTCGACAAGCGAGACCGATCTGGCTCCCAACGTGGTGCAGGCTGTCGAGTCGGGTTGTGATTTGGTTGTCACGGTGGGATGGGATCTGGCGGAGGCTACTAAGGAGCAGGCCCTGTCCAACCCCGATACTCACTTTGTCATTGTTGATGAGCAGGTAGAGGCGGAGAACGTTAAATCCATGGTTTTTAACACTGCTGAAGCTGCTTACCTGGCTGGTTATCTGGCGGCGGGTGCTTCTCGTTCGGGTGTTGTAGGAACGTTTGGCGGGGGCCAGCAACCGCCCGTCACACTTTTTATGGACGGGTTTGTTGATGGAGTGGGTGCCTATAACGAGGCGCACGGAACTCAGGTTCAGGCCTTGGGTTGGGACAAGGACACACAGATAGGTGTCTTTACCGGTGACTTTGAGGATGTGGCCAAGGGTAAGACCACGGCGCAGACCCTCATTGATGCGGGTGCAGACGTGATTATGCCGGTTGCCGCTCAGGTGGGCGAGGGGGCGGCCGCCGCCGCGCTCGACGAAAATAAGCTTATTATCTGGGTGGACAATGACGGGTATGAGACGCTGTCGTCGGAGTTTCGCTCGATAGTGCTCACGAGCGTGCTGAAAAACGCGGGAAGCGCTATCCAGGAAATCGTGACGGACGACCTGGAGGGCACATTCGCGAATGAGTCCTTTGTGGGAACGTTGGCAAACGGGGGTGTTGACATTGCCCCGTTCCATGAGCAGCAGAGTGCTGTTTCAGCGGAGCTTGAAGCGGAGATAGAGAACCTGCGTCAAAAGATTATTTCGGGAGAGATCGTTGTTGAGTCCCAGAGCGCGCCCGCGAACGTCACGAAATGA
- a CDS encoding exodeoxyribonuclease III — translation MASSPLRIASINTNGIRAAYRKGMAEWLAGRNIDILAIQEVRASTEDIQGLMGDEWHILHDPCHTKGRAGVAIASRMPALAHRTTLGGGDTEAPDYVDSSGRWLEADFEINGKTITVVSTYVHSGEVDTPKQEAKWLFLDAMTHRLPQMAHERELAVIVGDLNVGHRELDIKNWRGNVKRSGFLPRERAYFDRFFGPLGAEVVGADESVAPGLGWVDVGRQFAGEVDGPYTWWSWRGQAFDNDTGWRIDYQVATPSLADLVIGYEVDRAESYDTRWSDHAPVIVDYNI, via the coding sequence ATGGCCTCTTCACCCCTGAGAATCGCGTCGATTAACACCAATGGTATTCGAGCCGCCTATCGCAAAGGCATGGCGGAGTGGCTGGCAGGTCGCAACATCGATATTCTCGCTATCCAAGAGGTTCGCGCATCTACTGAAGACATTCAGGGACTCATGGGTGACGAGTGGCACATCCTGCACGATCCCTGCCACACCAAGGGACGTGCCGGAGTTGCCATCGCCAGCAGGATGCCCGCACTCGCACACCGCACCACCCTGGGCGGCGGCGATACGGAAGCTCCAGACTATGTTGATAGCTCGGGTCGGTGGCTCGAGGCCGACTTTGAGATTAACGGCAAAACCATCACGGTGGTGAGCACCTACGTGCACTCGGGAGAGGTGGACACTCCCAAGCAGGAGGCCAAGTGGCTTTTTCTCGACGCGATGACGCACCGCCTCCCCCAGATGGCACACGAGCGCGAACTCGCCGTTATTGTCGGCGACCTTAACGTTGGTCATCGCGAACTAGACATTAAAAACTGGCGCGGTAACGTCAAACGATCAGGTTTTCTCCCGCGCGAACGCGCCTACTTCGATCGATTTTTTGGCCCTCTCGGCGCAGAGGTTGTTGGGGCCGACGAGAGTGTCGCACCCGGCCTGGGCTGGGTTGATGTCGGCCGCCAATTTGCTGGCGAAGTCGACGGACCCTACACCTGGTGGTCCTGGCGCGGCCAAGCGTTTGACAACGACACGGGTTGGCGCATCGACTATCAGGTTGCCACCCCATCGCTTGCCGATCT
- the sdhC gene encoding succinate dehydrogenase, cytochrome b556 subunit, with the protein MSTSTGTLTGDTDPAKRKKRKAPAGTLYRGTEGMWSWVLHRITGMAIFFFLLVHILDTALIRVSPEAYNAVIGVYKTPIMGLGEVALVGAIVFHAFNGLRIILIDYWRKGTQYQKYMFYVVIGLWVVTMAAFVPRHLMNVFGH; encoded by the coding sequence GTGTCAACTTCGACAGGAACCCTAACCGGGGACACCGATCCCGCAAAGAGAAAAAAGCGTAAGGCACCAGCCGGAACGCTCTATCGAGGTACCGAAGGAATGTGGTCCTGGGTACTGCACCGCATTACCGGTATGGCAATCTTCTTCTTTCTTCTGGTGCATATTCTGGACACCGCTCTGATTCGCGTGAGTCCGGAGGCTTACAACGCGGTAATCGGCGTCTATAAGACCCCCATCATGGGCCTGGGTGAAGTTGCGCTTGTTGGGGCCATCGTCTTCCACGCCTTTAATGGCCTACGTATCATCCTGATCGATTACTGGCGCAAGGGAACCCAGTATCAAAAGTACATGTTCTACGTGGTCATCGGTCTGTGGGTTGTCACCATGGCAGCCTTTGTCCCCCGCCACCTCATGAACGTTTTTGGTCACTAG
- a CDS encoding ABC transporter ATP-binding protein encodes MKLELRGITKRFGQLVANNHIDLVVQPGEIHALLGENGAGKSTLMNVLYGLYQADEGEILLDDAVQKFSGPGDAMKAGIGMVHQHFMLIPVFTVAENVALGHETTKLGGKLDLDTARKRVREISERFGFDVDPDALIEDLPVGVQQRVEIIKALSQDAKVLVFDEPTAVLTPQETDELMAVMKQLREEGTAIVFITHKLREVREVADRITVIRLGTVVGEAEPTASNQELASLMVGRAVELTVQKEKATPGEPALSFTGVTVVDPRGHTVVNNLSCEVRAGEILAIAGVQGNGQTELTEAIMGLQPQVLGSITLDGKELIGRSVRQVLNSGVGFVPEDRNQDGLVAEFTIAENLMLDRADQLPFVKGVNLQLKYLNDFAEEKLREYDIRAQGIGTHVGRLSGGNQQKVVLAREISKELRLLVVAQPTRGLDVGSIEFVHKRIVETRDLGIPVIVVSTELDEVAALADRIAVMYRGEIVGIVPGDTPRDVLGLMMAGEKPEGIEAA; translated from the coding sequence ATGAAGCTTGAGTTGCGCGGTATTACAAAGCGTTTTGGTCAATTGGTTGCAAACAACCACATTGACCTTGTTGTGCAGCCGGGAGAAATTCACGCCCTTCTCGGTGAGAACGGTGCCGGTAAGTCCACCCTGATGAACGTTTTATACGGTCTGTATCAGGCCGATGAGGGTGAGATTCTTCTGGATGATGCGGTTCAGAAGTTTAGCGGTCCAGGTGATGCGATGAAAGCCGGAATTGGCATGGTGCACCAACACTTTATGCTTATCCCGGTGTTTACGGTTGCGGAGAACGTGGCTTTGGGGCACGAGACCACCAAGCTGGGAGGAAAACTTGACCTGGATACAGCGCGCAAGCGGGTGCGGGAGATCTCCGAGAGGTTTGGTTTCGACGTAGACCCGGATGCCCTGATTGAGGACCTTCCCGTTGGTGTACAGCAGCGGGTAGAGATTATTAAGGCGCTGTCGCAGGACGCAAAGGTTTTGGTTTTTGATGAGCCCACGGCGGTGCTCACCCCGCAGGAAACAGACGAGCTGATGGCTGTGATGAAACAGCTGCGCGAAGAGGGCACCGCCATTGTCTTTATCACGCACAAGCTACGAGAGGTGCGTGAGGTGGCGGACCGCATCACGGTCATCCGTTTGGGTACCGTTGTCGGCGAGGCCGAACCCACCGCGAGTAATCAGGAGCTGGCCTCTCTCATGGTGGGGCGCGCCGTTGAGCTCACGGTTCAGAAAGAAAAAGCTACGCCTGGGGAGCCGGCCCTGTCCTTCACAGGAGTTACGGTGGTTGATCCCCGCGGACACACGGTGGTGAACAACCTCTCGTGCGAGGTTCGAGCCGGGGAGATTTTGGCTATTGCCGGGGTACAGGGCAACGGCCAGACCGAGCTCACCGAGGCGATTATGGGGTTGCAACCGCAGGTGCTGGGGTCGATCACTCTCGACGGAAAAGAGTTGATCGGACGCTCCGTGCGGCAGGTTCTTAACAGCGGTGTGGGTTTTGTCCCGGAAGATCGTAACCAAGACGGCTTGGTCGCGGAGTTTACAATCGCCGAAAATCTGATGCTCGACCGAGCGGATCAACTACCCTTTGTCAAGGGGGTCAACCTACAGCTCAAGTATCTCAACGATTTTGCCGAGGAAAAGCTCCGGGAATACGATATCCGGGCTCAGGGGATTGGCACGCACGTGGGGCGGCTCTCGGGGGGGAACCAGCAGAAGGTGGTTTTGGCCCGCGAGATCAGCAAGGAGCTGCGCTTGCTTGTGGTGGCCCAGCCCACGCGCGGCCTGGACGTGGGGTCGATCGAGTTTGTGCACAAGCGAATTGTTGAAACGCGCGACCTGGGGATTCCCGTGATCGTTGTGTCGACGGAGCTCGACGAGGTTGCCGCTCTGGCCGATAGAATCGCCGTGATGTACAGGGGGGAAATTGTTGGAATCGTTCCGGGGGATACCCCGCGAGATGTGCTGGGTCTCATGATGGCCGGCGAGAAACCCGAGGGGATTGAGGCGGCGTGA
- a CDS encoding mannose-1-phosphate guanylyltransferase — protein sequence MANSTRITERFYSIIPAGGVGSRLWPLSRANAPKFLLDLTGSGQSLLRDTWDRMESLTSPERIMVVTGRSHRSAVCEQLPGIPDDNIVLEPGPKDSSAAIGLAAAILEHREPGVVVGSFAADHVIRGPLLFQRAVTEAIELADTGRIVTIGIAPTEVSTGFGYIRRGKPIETLGGRDSYEVFSFVEKPDAPTARKYLESGEYLWNAGMFISRADVLLDQMAQSEPELVESLRGLARVWDTPKRDRAIERVWEGLPKVAIDYTVAEPAAARGIMACVAAHFEWDDVGDFANVAKLLSRGRPNDLAVLGKNARILSDASNGIVVAESGRLISLIGMENIVVVDTPDVLLVTTKENAQKVKSVVDLVKRSGESTVL from the coding sequence ATGGCTAATTCAACGCGAATAACCGAGCGTTTTTACAGCATCATTCCTGCGGGCGGTGTGGGGTCTCGTCTGTGGCCCCTTTCCCGTGCGAACGCTCCAAAGTTTTTGCTTGATCTCACGGGCTCCGGTCAGTCTCTTCTCCGTGACACCTGGGATCGTATGGAGTCTCTTACCAGTCCGGAGCGCATTATGGTTGTTACCGGTCGGAGCCACCGCAGTGCGGTGTGTGAACAGCTGCCGGGGATACCCGACGATAACATTGTGCTTGAGCCGGGACCCAAAGACTCGTCGGCGGCTATTGGTTTGGCTGCGGCTATTCTTGAACACCGTGAGCCCGGGGTCGTGGTCGGTTCGTTTGCGGCGGATCACGTTATTCGTGGGCCTCTGTTGTTTCAAAGGGCTGTTACCGAGGCCATAGAGCTGGCAGATACCGGACGAATAGTAACGATAGGTATTGCCCCCACCGAGGTCTCTACTGGGTTCGGTTATATTCGCAGGGGCAAACCTATTGAGACGCTCGGCGGGCGTGACAGCTACGAGGTGTTTTCCTTTGTCGAGAAACCGGATGCGCCAACCGCGAGGAAATACCTCGAGAGCGGTGAATACCTGTGGAACGCGGGAATGTTTATCTCACGCGCAGATGTTCTGCTTGACCAGATGGCGCAGTCCGAACCCGAATTGGTGGAGAGCCTGCGGGGTCTCGCTCGGGTATGGGATACGCCCAAAAGAGACAGGGCTATTGAGCGGGTATGGGAGGGTCTGCCCAAGGTTGCGATTGACTATACGGTTGCGGAACCGGCGGCTGCCCGGGGAATCATGGCCTGCGTAGCCGCCCACTTTGAGTGGGATGACGTGGGTGATTTTGCCAATGTGGCAAAACTATTGAGCCGGGGTCGGCCAAACGATCTGGCGGTCTTAGGGAAGAACGCTCGCATCCTGTCTGACGCTTCTAACGGTATTGTTGTTGCTGAATCGGGGCGTTTGATATCGCTGATTGGGATGGAGAACATCGTTGTTGTTGATACCCCGGACGTGCTGCTCGTAACGACCAAAGAAAACGCGCAGAAGGTCAAGTCGGTTGTTGATCTTGTGAAACGCTCCGGAGAGAGTACGGTTTTATAA
- a CDS encoding succinate dehydrogenase hydrophobic membrane anchor subunit — MTAIQSPRVPTAPRRRGINWEKWAWLYMRISGVLLIVLIFGHLFVNLWQGDGVSAIDFAFVAGKLANPFWQVWDCALLWLALIHGANGMRTLVNDYATKPLVNKVLKWALFLSAAMLILLGTLVIFTFDPCPAGAPSDLVASFCPVD, encoded by the coding sequence ATGACCGCTATTCAATCACCGCGTGTCCCTACCGCACCCAGACGACGGGGTATTAACTGGGAAAAATGGGCCTGGCTCTACATGAGGATTTCCGGGGTTCTCCTCATTGTGCTTATCTTTGGTCACCTCTTTGTGAACCTCTGGCAGGGAGACGGGGTCAGCGCCATCGACTTTGCCTTTGTTGCGGGAAAGCTTGCTAACCCGTTCTGGCAGGTGTGGGACTGCGCCCTGCTCTGGCTAGCCCTCATCCACGGCGCCAATGGAATGCGCACACTGGTCAACGACTACGCCACCAAACCCCTCGTCAATAAAGTTTTGAAGTGGGCACTCTTCCTCTCGGCCGCGATGCTCATACTCCTGGGAACCCTCGTGATCTTCACGTTTGATCCCTGCCCCGCGGGTGCACCATCAGACCTGGTTGCAAGCTTTTGCCCCGTTGACTAA
- a CDS encoding YihY/virulence factor BrkB family protein → MGYREKVAQTKSLVTRVSAWVRTLRITRVLLRFTANGGNLLAAGMSFKAIFAIFAALWVGFATFGLFLQQNKDLQTGVITWINQRIPGLIGPNGAVDLGSLLEAQILGWTGAIAAVSLLFVAVGWLATAREAIRRMFGVPWKPDNNILMKVRDFALAAILAIAILVSVGLTVVSSTLLRDTLMYVGVESDSWFVGGATRAVALAIMFIFDTLVLAATYRILSGVAVNGKILFRVALVVAAVLSGMKLLGSQLLAGANGNPLLASFATFIGLLIWFNLICRVILLGAAWIAIESEDRFGSVPANEGEDEHDERTLFA, encoded by the coding sequence GTGGGATACAGAGAGAAAGTCGCCCAAACCAAGTCGCTAGTAACACGCGTCAGCGCGTGGGTACGAACTTTACGGATCACACGAGTACTCCTGCGCTTTACAGCCAACGGGGGCAACCTTCTCGCCGCTGGAATGTCTTTTAAGGCGATCTTTGCAATCTTTGCCGCACTCTGGGTTGGATTCGCCACGTTTGGGCTGTTTTTGCAGCAAAACAAAGACCTCCAGACCGGTGTCATCACCTGGATCAATCAGCGCATCCCCGGCCTTATCGGCCCGAACGGTGCCGTTGACCTCGGCTCGCTCCTCGAGGCGCAAATCCTGGGGTGGACGGGTGCTATCGCGGCGGTCTCCCTGCTCTTTGTGGCGGTGGGTTGGCTCGCAACCGCGCGCGAGGCAATTCGCCGCATGTTTGGGGTACCGTGGAAACCCGACAACAACATCCTCATGAAGGTTCGCGATTTTGCTCTCGCCGCGATACTGGCGATTGCAATTCTCGTTTCGGTTGGTCTGACGGTTGTGAGCAGCACCCTCCTGCGGGACACCCTGATGTATGTGGGGGTTGAGAGCGACTCGTGGTTTGTCGGGGGTGCCACCCGTGCCGTCGCCCTGGCAATCATGTTTATTTTTGACACCCTCGTACTGGCCGCAACCTACAGAATACTCTCGGGGGTGGCCGTCAACGGAAAAATTCTCTTTCGGGTTGCACTCGTGGTTGCTGCTGTTCTCTCCGGTATGAAATTGCTCGGGTCTCAGCTTCTAGCGGGTGCCAACGGCAACCCCCTTCTCGCCTCGTTTGCCACATTTATCGGATTACTCATCTGGTTTAATCTGATCTGTCGTGTCATTCTTCTGGGAGCCGCCTGGATCGCAATCGAGTCTGAGGATCGTTTTGGTTCTGTGCCTGCCAACGAAGGCGAGGATGAGCACGATGAACGCACCCTGTTCGCATAG
- a CDS encoding BMP family ABC transporter substrate-binding protein: MKVKIISRKTAFSALASVGVVALLSACGTAPDKNGGGSAASNDFMPCMVSDEGGFDDNSFNQLSFEGLQAATEQLGVKSREVESNAETDYPSNLNSMVDAGCEIIVSVGFKIAEATAEAAQANPDVNFAIVDVDDMGIDNVQSIIFDTVGAAFLAGYVAADTTTTGVVGTFGGAQIPSVTIFMDGFVQGVEYYNQQKGTNVSVLGWDYKTQTGSFTGGFEANQTAKSAATALIDQNADIIMPVGGPIFRSAAAAITDSGKDVAIIGVDADLFESAPEFQSMYLTSVLKGLAEGVEASVLAAAKGNFNNTPFVGTLENGGVGIAPFHEWESRVSATLADELETVKAGLIDGSITATSDASPKQ; the protein is encoded by the coding sequence ATGAAAGTGAAGATAATATCGCGTAAGACTGCGTTCAGCGCTCTTGCATCGGTGGGTGTTGTTGCCCTGCTCTCGGCCTGTGGCACTGCCCCAGACAAAAATGGCGGGGGATCGGCCGCATCAAATGATTTTATGCCCTGCATGGTGTCGGACGAGGGCGGCTTTGATGACAACTCGTTTAATCAGCTCAGCTTTGAAGGTCTTCAGGCCGCGACTGAGCAGTTGGGCGTGAAGTCACGCGAGGTGGAGTCAAATGCCGAGACCGATTACCCCAGCAACCTCAACAGCATGGTAGATGCCGGTTGCGAAATTATCGTGAGTGTCGGTTTTAAAATTGCGGAGGCCACGGCGGAGGCAGCCCAGGCCAACCCTGATGTCAACTTTGCGATTGTTGATGTTGACGACATGGGTATCGACAATGTGCAGTCGATTATCTTTGACACCGTTGGTGCGGCATTCCTCGCGGGATACGTTGCCGCCGACACCACCACGACCGGCGTTGTGGGAACGTTTGGTGGGGCTCAGATCCCCTCTGTAACGATCTTCATGGACGGCTTTGTGCAGGGGGTTGAGTACTACAACCAGCAGAAGGGCACCAACGTGAGTGTTCTGGGTTGGGACTACAAGACGCAAACGGGCAGCTTTACCGGCGGGTTTGAGGCTAACCAGACCGCAAAGTCTGCGGCAACGGCGCTGATCGATCAGAACGCCGATATTATTATGCCGGTTGGTGGACCAATCTTTAGGAGCGCCGCGGCGGCTATCACCGATTCGGGTAAAGATGTTGCGATCATCGGTGTTGATGCCGACCTGTTCGAGAGCGCTCCGGAGTTTCAGTCAATGTATCTCACCTCCGTTCTTAAGGGACTCGCAGAGGGTGTTGAGGCGAGCGTCTTGGCAGCGGCCAAGGGTAACTTCAATAACACACCTTTTGTTGGAACGCTTGAAAACGGTGGTGTGGGAATCGCCCCCTTCCATGAGTGGGAGTCGCGGGTCTCTGCCACGCTTGCAGATGAACTGGAAACGGTGAAGGCCGGGTTGATCGATGGCTCCATCACAGCTACCTCGGATGCATCACCCAAGCAGTAA